A region from the Fundulus heteroclitus isolate FHET01 chromosome 22, MU-UCD_Fhet_4.1, whole genome shotgun sequence genome encodes:
- the eif4e1c gene encoding eukaryotic translation initiation factor 4E family member 1c yields MATSEPKAPETEDQQADGQVVANPEQYIKHPLQNRWALWYFKNDKSKSWTENLRLISKFDTVEDFWALYNHIQQPSKLGFGCDYSLFKDGIKPMWEDERNKLGGRWLMTLNKQQRHNDLDRYWMETLLCLVGESFDEASEDVCGAVVNVRPKGDKISIWTSNCQNRDAIMTIGQLYKERLNLHIKAMIGYQSHDDTSSKSGSTTKNMYSV; encoded by the exons ATGGCGACATCGGAGCCG AAAGCACCTGAAACTGAAGATCAACAGGCTGATGGGCAGGTTGTTGCAAATCCTGAGCAGTATATCAAACATCCTTTGCAAAACAG atGGGCCCTGTGGTATTTCAAAAACGACAAGAGCAAAAGCTGGACGGAGAACTTGCGTCTCATTTCCAAGTTTGACACAGTCGAAGACTTCTGGGC ATTATACAACCACATACAGCAACCAAGCAAACTTGGCTTTGGTTGTGATTATAGCTTATTTAAG GATGGGATAAAGCCAATGTGGGAAGATGAGAGGAATAAGCTGGGGGGTCGATGGCTGATGACTCTCAACAAACAACAGCGGCACAATGACCTCGATCGCTACTGGATGGAAACG CTCCTGTGTTTAGTTGGCGAGTCATTTGACGAGGCAAGCGAAGACGTGTGCGGAGCCGTGGTCAACGTCAGACCCAAAGGTGACAAAATATCCATCTGGACAAGCAACTGCCAAAACAGGGACGCCATCATGACGATAGG gcaaCTTTACAAGGAGCGTCTGAACCTCCATATAAAAGCCATGATTGGCTACCAGTCACATGACGACACGTCCAGTAAGAGCGGCTCCACCACCAAGAACATGTACTCCGTTTGA
- the si:dkey-228d14.5 gene encoding transmembrane protein 150A, which produces MVLWIILPILLSLVSFIGTWSVYGMAYSNNHVCSLSDWSGKNHCTENITQGCCFVPTISGSGTSAPESSLFAATMNAGTFLFLLFTIFHHAHIMERHVCHSMLSKFALAFGLVAAIGAFAAGNCNPGDVTLMHYLGAAVSFTCVCFYTILLTALTGKCVLTGFERFLFPLRVGFTVVQITVTVCYTILFVQEEYFYNHLSAVFEWSLSVNLQMFELTYVVEFFFFSSFMLSNLLSKREEEKPLILSMS; this is translated from the exons ATGGTGCTCTGGATCATTCTTCCCATCTTGCTATCGCTGGTGTCCTTCATTGGAACATGGAGCGT gtatggcaTGGCCTACTCCAACAACCATGTGTGCTCGTTGAGTGATTG GAGCGGTAAAAACCACTGCACAGAGAATATAACCCAGGGATGTTGCTTTGTTCCCACAATAAG TGGAAGTGGGACCAGTGCTCCAGAAAGCTCGCTCTTTGCAGCGACAATGAACGCTGGGACCTTTCTGT TCCTGCTGTTCACCATATTCCATCATGCCCATATAATGGAGAGACATGTGTGCCATTCCATGCTGAGCAAATTTGCATTAGCCTTTGGCTTGGTGGCGGCCATTGGGGCCTTTGCTGCTGGGAACTGCAAC CCGGGCGACGTAACACTCATGCACTACCTCGGAGCTGCTGTCAGTTTCACGTGCGTCTGCTTCTACACCATCCTGCTCACCGCCCTGACGGGAAAGTGCGTTCTGACCGGGTTTGAGAGGTTCCTCTTCCCCCTGCGCGTTGGTTTCACAGTGGTCCAAATCACCGTGACTGTCTGCT ACACCATTCTGTTCGTCCAGGAGGAGTACTTCTACAACCACCTGTCCGCTGTGTTCGAGTGGAGCCTCAGCGTCAACCTGCAGATGTTTGAGCTCACCTACGTCGTggagttcttcttcttctcgtcCTTCATGCTTTCAAACCTGCTGAGCAAACGCGAGGAGGAAAAGCCCTTGATATTAAGCATGTCCTGA
- the zgc:110319 gene encoding NFU1 iron-sulfur cluster scaffold homolog, mitochondrial has translation MSAHIRWGLQRLIRARSKTLFRLPDPSQTAVSAFRSVQRQPGAGATFFSARNLSIQTQDTPNPRSLKFLPGKPVLGSGTLDFPSPNSAGSSSLARELFEIEGVKSVFFGPDFITVTKTDEDVEWTDIKRHVSDAISKFFESGDPITTGAVHHESSLSEDDDDIVSMIKELLDTRIRPTVQEDGGDVIFKGFENGTVKLKLVGSCTGCPSSTVTLKNGIQNMMQFYIPEVDNVEQVEDEVDEINAKVFADVERKLQE, from the exons atgtcgGCACACATCAGATGGGGACTTCAGCGGTTAATACGGGCCCGAAGCAAAACTCTCTTCAG GTTACCAGATCCCTCACAGACCGCAGTATCAGCCTTCAGATCGGTCCAGCGTCAGCCAGGGGCAGGAGCCACATTCTTCTCGG CCAGAAACCTGTCCATCCAGACTCAAGATACTCCCAACCCAAGAAGCTTGAAGTTCCTCCCTGGGAAACCGGTCCTGGGAAGCGGTACGCTGGACTTTCCCTCTCCGAACTCGGCTGGATCTTCGTCTCTGGCCCG GGAGCTGTTTGAGATTGAGGGAGTGAAAAGTGTGTTCTTTGGCCCTGACTTCATCACCGTGACTAAA AcggacgaggatgtggagtggACGGACATTAAACGTCATGTTTCAGATGCTATTTCCAAGTTCTTTGAGAGTGGGGACCCAATAACAACAGGAGCAGTGCACCATGAAAGCA GTCTttctgaagatgatgatgatattgTATCTATGATAAAGGAGCTTCTGGACACCAGAATTAG aCCTACGGTGCAAGAAGACGGAGGTGACGTCATCTTTAAAGGTTTTGAGAACGGCACAGTGAAGTTGAAGCTGGTTGGATCCTGCACAGGGTGTCCCAGCTCGACGGTTACTCTCAAAAACGGCATTCAGAACATGATGCAGTTTTATATCCCAGAGGTGGACAACGTGGAGCAG GTGGAAGACGAAGTGGATGAAATTAATGCAAAGGTTTTTGCAGATGTGGAGCGTAAGCTACAAGAATAA